The DNA region CGCTGGCCGAGGAGGCGGCGGGGCCCTGCACGGTGATCGGCGGGGCGGGCCGCGCGCCGCTGCCGCCTCGCTCGCCAACGGGGCGGTCGGCAACGTGCTGGAGATGGACGATGTCGACAAGCGGGCCATCCTGCATCCCGGGCCGACCGTTATCCCGGCCGCGTTCGCCCTGGCGCAAGCGAAAGATGCGAGTACGGACGAATTCCTCGCAGGGCTCGTGCGCGGATACGAGGCGGTGATCCGGCTCGGGCGCACGGTCGGGCCGGCCACTACGCCTTCTGGCACAATACCGGCACGTGCGGGCCCGTCGGAGCGGCGGCGGCATGTGCCTCGCTGCTGGGGCTCGATGCGGAGCGGACCGCCCATGCCCTCGCCCTCGCCGCGACGCAGGCGAGCGGGTTCTGGCAGACCCGTCACGAGCCGGCCTCGATGGCGAAACAGCTCCACACCGCGCGTGCGGCCCATGCCGGACTGTTCGCGGCGCGGCTCGCGGCGGAAGGCTTCCAGGGACCGCTCACCGTCTTTGAGGGCGAGCAGGGCTTCTTCGCCGCGACCTGCCCGGCGCCGAGGCCGAGGACGTGGTGGCGCAGCTGGACTCGGGCTGGAAGATCCACGAGGTGAGCGTCAAGCCCTGGCCGGCCTGCCGCCACGCCCATCCGGCGATCGACGCGGCACTGGCGCTGCGCGCGCAGGGCGTGCGGCCGCAGGACATCGACCGCATCGAACTGTCCACCTACGCGGACGCGGTTAAGTTCTGCGACCGTGTGAGGCCGCAAAGCGTGATCGAGGCGAAGTTCTCGCTGCAGCACTCGGTGGCGGTGGCCCTGATCGAGGGCCCGCCCCGTCTTTGCCATTTCGAGGCCGGAGCGTTCGAGCGAGAGGATGTCCGGGCCCTGGCCGCGAAGGTCCGCGTTCGGGCGGCGGAGCCTTGGGACGGCGCCTACCCCGCCCATTACGGGGCGGGGCTGAGGGCGGTGCTGGGCGGCGGGCGCGAGATCGCGCACCGCCAGCGCGACGCGCTCGGCGACCCGGAAAATCCGCTCCCGGAAGAGCGCCTGACGCAGAAGGCCGAGGCCCTGTGCGCGGCCGGCGGCATGGATGCGGCCGCCGCCGCGCGCCTGATCGCGGCGGCGCTGTCGCTCGCGAGGGCGGGGCGCTCGATACCTATGCCGCGGCCCTGCCGCGCGAGGCGGCGTCATGAACCCGGCGGAACTCTTCGCCCGTCACGTCCTGTCGCTCGGCTGGGACGATCTGCCCGAAGCCGCGCAGGCGGCGGCCAGGCGCTTCTACCGCGACACGCTCGGCGTCGGGATCGCGGGATCGAAAGCCGCGTATGCGGACAAGGTGCTCGCATCGCGCGCGGCTGGGGCACGGCGCAGGCGGTTCGGCTGCCACCGTCTGGAACGGGCCGAAACTGCCCGCCGCCGCGGCGGCCTATTGAACGGCTTCCAGATCCACGGCCAGGAATACTGCGTGCACGAGCGCGCGGTGGTCCATCCCTTCGCGGTGATCGGCGCGGCCCTGACCGCGGAAGCCGAGGCGCGCGGGGCCTCGGGCGCGGACCTGCTCGCGGCGATCGTGGGCGCGGTCGATGTCGCGGCCGGGATCGGGGTCGCGGTGACGAGCCCGATCCGCTTTTTCCGCCCGGCCAATGCCGGTCTGATCGGCGCGGCGTTCGGCATTGCGCGCCTTCGCGGCTTCGACGTGGACACGACGCGCTGGACGCGGCCGGCTACGCGCTCGCCCAGGCGGCCGGCACGATGCAGGCCCATGTCGAGGGAACCCCCGCACTCGCGGTCCAGATCGCGGCCGGCGCGCGCGCGGCGATCCTTGCCGCGGATCTCGCCGGGGCCGGGCTGCGCGGCCCGCACGACATGCTGGAAGGTCCGTATGGATACTTTCCCCTGTTCGAGGAGCGCTGGAATCTGGCCCGGTGCTCGACAGCCTCGGACGGTGTTCCGCATCACCGAGCTCAGCCACAAGCCCTGGCCGACGGGCCGGGCCGCCCAGGGCGGGATCGCGATGGCGCTCCAGCTGCGCGGGGACGGGCTCGAGGCGGGCGAGATCGAGCAGGTCACGCTCACCGCGCCCCCCGCTCGTCGCCCGGCTCGTCGGGCGCCGTCCGGAGCCGGACATGGGCGTGGCCCATGCCCGGCTGTGCTTTGCCTACACCGGCGCGGTCGCGCTGCGGCGCGGGGCGGTACGGCTCGACGATTTCACGGCGCAGGCGCTGCGCGATCCCAGCACCCTGGGCGCTCGCCGGCCGGATCGCGGTGGAGAGCGACGGGTCGCAGGACCCGCCGCCTTCACTCCGCAGACGCTCACCGTTCGGCTGAAATCGGGCGCGGTGAAGCGGGCGCGCACCGAGGCGCTCTACGGCAGTCCCGCCAAATCGATGAGCCAGGCCGACGCCCGCGCCAAGCTCGAACACTGCCTCGATTTCGCCGGCGCGGCGGCGGGCGCGGACGCGCTGACGCGGGCAGTGGACGAACTCGATCGCCTACCGGATATCCGTACACTCACAGGGCTTCTGGGAGCAGACGCATGAGCGACGGCCACCGCACCTATTTCAACTCCGCCGACTGGGCCACGGTCGAGCGCGACTATCCGGTGGGCGAGGCCTTCACCCGCTTCGTCACGAGCGTCAGCCGAGACGATGCGCGCGATGCAAGAGGCGCGCTTCCTCGAATGCGTGAAGCGTGCCTGGAAGACGCCCTTCTACCGGCGCCTGTGGGGCGAGGCGGGCGTGGAGCCCGGCGACATCAAGGGACTGGAGACGCTGTCCTCGCTGCCGAGCTTCGACAAGTCCGACATCATGGATTCCATCGCGCGCAATCCCCCGCTCGGCGACTTCTCGGCGATGGACAGCTATGGGAGGGCGAGCGCCCGCCGGTGGTGATGCACACCACCTCGGGCACGACGGGCACGCCGCAGGTGCTGCTGTTCGGTGCGAAGTCGCGTGAGATCCAGAACCTGCTGCTCGGCCGGCTCTACCGCTTCCAGGGCCTGAGGCCCGACGACGTGGTCCATTCCGTCTACGGACACGGCATGATCAATGGCGCGAGGCGGTGATCCACTGGACGAGCGCGCTCTTCATGTCGGCCGGCACCGGCGTGGAGACCCGCTCGGTGCGCCAGGTCGGCCTGATGAAGGATTTCGGCGCCACCGTGATCGTCGGCTTTGCCGATTACATCAAGAAGCTCGCCCGGGTCGCCGAGGAGGAGGGGATCGATCCGGTGAAGGACCTCAAGGTGCGCATGATCTCGGGTCATCTCGGGCGCGAGGACAAGGCCGCGCTGTCGAAGGCCTGGGGCGGGGCGGCCTGCTTCGACTGGTACGGTGTCGGCGATACGGGCGTCATCGCGGGCGAGGGCCCGGACCGCGACGGGCTCTACGTCATGGAGGATGCGCAGTATCTGGAAATTGCCGACATCGACACAGGAAGGCCGGTGGCGGACGGGG from Marinicauda algicola includes:
- a CDS encoding MmgE/PrpD family protein; protein product: MGVAHARLCFAYTGAVALRRGAVRLDDFTAQALRDPSTLGARRPDRGGERRVAGPAAFTPQTLTVRLKSGAVKRARTEALYGSPAKSMSQADARAKLEHCLDFAGAAAGADALTRAVDELDRLPDIRTLTGLLGADA
- a CDS encoding phenylacetate--CoA ligase family protein, whose amino-acid sequence is MIHWTSALFMSAGTGVETRSVRQVGLMKDFGATVIVGFADYIKKLARVAEEEGIDPVKDLKVRMISGHLGREDKAALSKAWGGAACFDWYGVGDTGVIAGEGPDRDGLYVMEDAQYLEIADIDTGRPVADGESGDMICTCLYKDDIYPSSASTPMT